GCACGGGTCAGCGGTTCGTTGGTAGTCAGCAGGTGATAATCGAAGCCCTGGCGGCGGGCGTTGGAGGCCGTGTCGCGCAGCCAGGCGGTCAGGTTCTGCTGCCAGGTGGTGCGCTGCTGGTCGGCATCCAGCTGAAGGGTGCGGCCGGTTTCGAGGTCCTCCATGGTCAGGGAGCCGCGGAAAGTAAAGTGCTGCTCGTTGTGGGCCAGCAGGTGCAAAAGCAAAACCTCGCCGGTGGCGGCGCGCAGGCGAACCAGCAGGTCCATGATTTCTCCTTCGGCCTCATATAAGTCGCTGACGCAGATGGTCAGGCTGCGGCGGCGCGTGGCGGCCAAAGATGCCAGGGCCGGGGGCTCGGGAAACTGGCCCTGGGCCGTGGTTTGTTCCAGAGCGTGAAAAATGCGCGCCAGCTGCCGGGTATCGTTGCGGGCCGGAATGTGCTGCAGCCCGGCCGGGTGCAGAATGGTCAGGGCCACGGCGTCGCCCTGCTGCTGGGCCAGGTAAGCCAGGGCAGCCAGCACCAGCCGGGCGTAATCCAGCTTGGTCAGGCCGTTATCGTCGCGGTGGTTCATGCTGGCGGTGGCATCCAGCAGCAGGTGCACCGTAAGGCTGGCTTCCACTTCCGACTCGCGGATGTAGTAACGGTCGGAGCGGGCGGCCAGGCGCCAGTCCAGGCGGCGCAGGTCGTCGCCGGGCTGGTAGGGGCGGTACTGACTGAACTCCAGCCCCGAGCCGCGCTGCCGGCTTTCATGCTGCCCGTGCATAAACTCCTCCGCGGCCTGCCGGGCAGCCAGCGGCAGGTTTTTCAGCGCATGCAGGAGTTCGGGGGAAAGCATTTTAGGAATTGTGAGGGTGGATTATGAATGAGGAATTGGAGCGTTTTAGAACGTCATGTCGAGCATAGCCGAGACATCTCGCTAGTGTGGTAAATAGTTAGCATCCCAACGTCAGCACGCAAGATGTCTCGGCTACGCTCGACATGACGTTCAACCGCATTATAGCTTCACCGCTTTCAGCAGCTCCACCACCGCATCATCGGGCGTAATATTCTCGGCTTCGGCGTTGAAGTTCAGGAGTACGCGGTGGCGCAGCACAGCTGGGGCCAAGGTGTGCACATCATCCGGCGTAGCCGCAAACCGGCCCTGCAGCAGGGCCCGGGCCTTGGCGCACAGAATAAGCGCCTGCCCGGCCCGCGGCCCGGCGCCCCAGCGCCCATACTGCTGAATGAAAGGCACCGTGGAGGTAGCCGGCCGGGTAGCACGCACGAGGCGGTTGACAAAATCCAGCAGCTCCGGGCTCATGCTCACCTGCCGCACCAGCTC
The Hymenobacter sp. DG25B genome window above contains:
- a CDS encoding DUF58 domain-containing protein, producing MLSPELLHALKNLPLAARQAAEEFMHGQHESRQRGSGLEFSQYRPYQPGDDLRRLDWRLAARSDRYYIRESEVEASLTVHLLLDATASMNHRDDNGLTKLDYARLVLAALAYLAQQQGDAVALTILHPAGLQHIPARNDTRQLARIFHALEQTTAQGQFPEPPALASLAATRRRSLTICVSDLYEAEGEIMDLLVRLRAATGEVLLLHLLAHNEQHFTFRGSLTMEDLETGRTLQLDADQQRTTWQQNLTAWLRDTASNARRQGFDYHLLTTNEPLTRAMREFLHRRRFLLR